One Methanocella sp. genomic region harbors:
- a CDS encoding class II glutamine amidotransferase — protein MCELFGFSGSREASLEGGLCSFAEHSDRNPHGWGLACYSNGVPIIIKKAVEARKSPEYYDAARLARSDVIVAHIRHASCGKINEANCHPFYQELLGKHWVFAHNGHVDGVARHPRTHGETDSESVFNIILDNIVSHRHQDNGTALHGITGGIASLFDDYEFGRQIGLNFVMADGSTVYAYNHHEDKPMYCSQENEGVTVSTQKLDGYSWEAMPADHLLLLKKGEIYALSERI, from the coding sequence ATGTGCGAGCTCTTCGGGTTCAGCGGCAGCCGTGAGGCAAGCCTTGAAGGCGGCTTATGCAGCTTTGCCGAACATTCCGACCGGAACCCGCACGGCTGGGGCCTGGCCTGTTATAGTAACGGCGTCCCCATTATAATAAAAAAGGCCGTGGAAGCCCGGAAGAGCCCAGAATATTATGATGCTGCCCGGCTCGCCCGAAGCGACGTTATCGTCGCTCATATCCGCCACGCCTCCTGCGGCAAGATCAACGAGGCGAACTGCCACCCGTTCTACCAGGAGCTTCTGGGTAAGCACTGGGTCTTTGCCCATAACGGCCACGTGGACGGCGTAGCCCGGCATCCCAGGACTCATGGCGAGACCGACTCGGAAAGTGTTTTTAATATAATTCTCGATAATATTGTCAGCCACAGGCACCAGGATAACGGTACTGCCCTCCATGGTATAACCGGCGGCATCGCCAGCCTGTTCGACGACTACGAGTTCGGCCGCCAGATAGGGCTCAACTTTGTCATGGCGGACGGAAGCACCGTTTATGCGTACAACCACCATGAGGACAAGCCCATGTACTGTTCACAAGAAAACGAGGGCGTGACCGTGTCCACGCAGAAGCTCGACGGCTATTCGTGGGAAGCCATGCCCGCAGACCACCTGCTTCTTCTGAAAAAAGGTGA
- a CDS encoding class I SAM-dependent methyltransferase, translating to MHGYKRWDESDRRKTMDPDVILSKAGLKPGMTIVDIGCGQGYFAVPAARIVGPKGRVYGIDVDADALELVDRKASDAGLNIKTIAAEAESAVACEGCADIAFFGICLHDFQDPQKVLANARKMLRLGGRLADLDWKKEPMEGGPPLEIRLSEQKASRLIADARFKVESVEDISGRYYLILAKI from the coding sequence ATGCATGGATACAAGCGATGGGACGAGAGCGACCGCAGAAAAACCATGGACCCCGATGTCATCTTATCGAAGGCCGGCCTGAAGCCGGGAATGACCATCGTGGATATCGGCTGTGGCCAGGGATATTTTGCAGTACCGGCCGCACGCATCGTCGGCCCGAAAGGCCGTGTGTACGGCATCGACGTCGACGCGGATGCGCTCGAGCTGGTGGACAGAAAAGCGTCGGACGCGGGGCTGAACATAAAGACTATTGCGGCCGAGGCCGAGAGCGCCGTCGCCTGCGAGGGCTGCGCCGATATCGCGTTTTTCGGCATATGCCTCCACGATTTTCAGGACCCCCAAAAAGTGCTGGCAAACGCCCGAAAGATGCTCAGGTTAGGCGGAAGGCTCGCCGACCTGGACTGGAAGAAGGAGCCGATGGAGGGGGGTCCCCCTTTGGAAATACGGCTCAGCGAGCAAAAAGCCTCCAGGCTTATCGCTGATGCCCGGTTCAAGGTCGAGTCCGTGGAGGATATCTCGGGCCGGTACTACCTTATCCTCGCAAAAATATAG